tggagaataaaggagaaagatgtttcaactagaaataaataagagaaagatatTTTAGCTTGTTAAAAGACCCCATTATAAGAGcaattaaggccataaaggagacgtttcagttgggaaattaaaggaattatgatgcaatcccatccgtccaatgatgaagggtatgatcgacaaaagccaaccaatgctcccctataaataggcaacgtccagaatagaattggcatcacttccggacaaagatcacttcctggccaaaaacttttccgagactctgcccaattcactccttaaacttccatgacctacaagaccgtgacaccatccatccatcaatctacaaagctctaaggcgctaagtcaaggacgctccaccaccatagcagagacgagttcatcaccttgttgccaagccgctaaggaaaacgcttcaaagtgtaactatgactctactgataggagcattttaatgcgacattttaactgctattccctacatttcctgcattatttccttaaagaaaccctgtttaggaaagtttccattcttcgattgggaaagttcctaattgtagaaagtttccgttttgtagtttctatttttcatttttagaaagtttcccattttagtttaggaaagtttccgtttttcattttaggaaagtttctatttttgttaacagtttctattttcaggtccttggaataaatgagctgaaattaGCTCATggatggaaagaggagctaaccaacgttggagggagacaagatgagatacaaagggttgcagaaatgaagttttcctgtttcaaccaggaaacctgtccaaaagaggaaaccctgccaaaacaagactcttgggCCAACCAAGAATGGAAATCGAAAAGATGAAGTGTCATAGCacgagagaagcttcttgaagaccttagaagatgacatggcaagatGGTGACGCaagaaggcccaagaactctctagAATGAATtgaattttcggcaaatggatcaaggcccatggaattagggtttgtgacgcataagagaagaataatatgtgtttgccgtgaaatcctatGTGGTGGAGAGAAAGTTGTCGTAAAACATAAAGAggagaataaaagattacacaagagattttctagggagatttttatggaaggaaaatattcttggaggaCTATTTTGTGTAATTGCCGTGATATGCTAAGAGAGAAAGGAGGAACCAacgtgaaaaatcagaaaatataaaagagatgacgccaagagagattcaagggaggtttttaaggaaagagaatatgtggacaccaagaaaagctctcaaagacgtctagattcatccctaaaatccctaaaggaagtttggccgaaataaaagagaaaaatcagaaaaattccaaggaatttcggcaactaaatattagggaggtattttaaagagttttgattggttggaccacatcacatggtttacttggcgaattctcattggtggaagctatgtggaaaattctgattatttcttgaaaattaaaagaagaatcaaGAAGTTTTGacaaccctagccatgctcctatatatactccctatTCTTTGACGTAAAAGGAGGTTCCACACTCCATAATTTTCAGAAATCACTCTCCCATAACGTCctcctctctccattctctagtcatCTTTGGCATTTCAAGCAaggcaaggaagaaggaagaagaagccgtgagaaACCCTCCACCATCCACCTTGGAGCAGTGAAGCTTGAAGATTTGCTTTCAAAGTTCAAGTTCAACGTTCAAGTCCTTCATtcccatctccattcacggtgtaattcaaccttggCCCTTGTAATCTTTTGATTTTCCTTGCTTGAATTCGTTGATTATGTTCTAGTTAACCTTAACGTTTGAATAAAGTTTTAATTCCAgatttttatgattgaataaatttcagattcttattattgtgattcttaagttgcttatgtgagaatGTTTAATTAAATGTGTTTGATCGAAATCTTTTATGTATttttcttatgtggttcgaaacatatATGATTGATATATAATTGTTggtagatttaagaacatgattcaacttattgttttgtgaacttgaaatcaaaagtagtgaaggttttggacaaaaaccgaatttaattaaaaaggattgcaattaggtggactttttcatactaagttgcacagttgagttgatagcctttctatgtgtttcatgtgttaaacgtgttatgattgtctagctttctagagcttgaatgcatgtttgataggattagcctttgtgctttcacttaggttaattagcattgaaaagtaaaatatgggaaattatttgctttgaatatttcacatgatcaactcctttctcatgacttaagATGAACAATAATAGGGATGagtcgaatttgattatgaatttggttttgatctttgtttcataTGTTCCATTCTTGTATAAGTGTTTGTATAGTTTTCTTTATTTCGTTTCTTTCAATTTTCgaaaccaaaaatccaaaaatccCCCTTAATTGGTAAATAtgtttatactttgttttatttttgtaaataatttactttgtacttattttaattctttatttgtcctacaatgacaggtgtaccctcaatcctcggaatagaacgatccctacttgcttatactactaatgatatttatagggttaaattatacgctttCTAAGATCGTATcatctacttacaatttttgtttcggttttgtgtgtttggatttgcgagttgtgtaattggagacatgaaattttcagaatatttttattaatatttttgagattttcagtttattattgaattAATTTCTAGAATTCTTTTATAATgtatgttacaatcttgtgcccttttacgtgtttaggtaatgtTCAAAGTTAAGTTCAtcagtttgcatgctagaataacggtgacagttcttgtgtgtttgcttaattttccaagagtaatttttatttgttaaggcattgagttaaacaagtagtaattagttgtAACGAGTCGTAAAAATCATATTTcgatgattaaacgattctagaaattacgtgttaaattctatgtgtaatggttaatttgcacatgtgagttgattcgaaggttagataatactactagttaagagaattacgctgagtgttttcaaaaattagtagtattaagcttggtaaggacttttccgatccaagcctacattagaacgaatcagataaatggattgatccgctgaggtttttcatttgggctcttatctaggcatttaagatgggcacatttttgtagcatgttgaaatggattttctgtttttacacttagtaatttccaagtggtattggtctaggttagggaagtcgatcattgtagatatatagttttatttgtttcgtttttattttgagtagattaggaaccaactttcaaaacacccattttattcttttatttgttaattgacctttttatgtaggtgtaccctacaatccccggactgaacgatccctgcttatcctctactgacaactacattttgcagggttaaattgtgaggctatatcagccgcatcaattttttggccaggaagtgataggcaaggaaGTGATCGGCCAGGGAAGTAAAACTATACAATTGATGCCAAAAaataatccccggcaacggcgccaaaaattgatgcggctgaaatagcctcacaatttaaccctgcaaaatgtagttgtcagtacaggataagcagggatcgttcagtacggggattgtagggtacacctacacaaaaaggtcaattaacaaataaaagaataaaatgggggttttgaaagttggttccTAAActactcaaaataaaaacaaaacaaataaaattatctacaatgattgacttccctaacctagaccaataccactcggaaattactaagtgtaaaaacagaaaatcaatttcaacatgccacaaaaatgtgcccatcttaaatgcctagataagagcccaaatgaaaaacctcagcggatcaatccatttatctgattcattctaatgtaggcttggatcggaaaagttcttaccaagcctaatactactaattttcgaaaacactcagcgtaattctcttaactagtagtattatctaaccctcgaatcaactcacacgtgcaaatcaaccattagacatagaatttaacacgtaatttccagaatcgtttaatcattgaagtatgatttttaccactcattagaactaattactacttgtttaactcatcgccttaacaaataaaaattactcttggaaaattaagcaaacacacaagaactctcaccgttattctagcatgcaaacttatgaacctaactctgaaaattacataaacacgtaaaagggcacaagattgtaacatgcatcataaaagaattctcgaaattaactcaataataaactgaaaatctcaaaaatattaataaaaatattctgaaaattttgtgtctccaattacacaactcgcaaatccaaacacacaaaatcgaaacaaaaattttaagtagagtcatagttacactttgaagcgttttccttagcggcttggtaacaaggtgatgaactcatctctactatggtggtggagcgtccttgacttagcgccttagagctttgtagattgatggatggatggtgtcacggtcttgtaggtgatagaagtttaaggagtgaattgggcagagtctcggaaaagtttttggccaggaagtgatcttggttcggaagtgatgccaattctattctggacgttgcctatttataggggatcattggttggcttttgtcaatCATAGCCTTCaccattggacggatgggattgcatcataattcctttaattttccaactgaaacgtctcctttatggccttaattccTCTCATGATAGGGTCTTTTAACAAgctaaaacgtctttctcttatttattttccagttgaaacatctttcccctttattctccaactgaaaacgtctttctccttaaTTTCCcatcttcattgcttggtcaattgtcttaaatgctttattttatgactccatcattgctgtttccaagaatTCCACCAgccaaggtttcctacaacaagcaggagaatatcagaattttctagagaaaataaagggaattaaaatgtaaagaccgcacaAACAGTCGACAGtaaggaatcctgatccagcaaggatttttcataaattttactttttccgcttatttcactccGAACACTCAataagactctcaaaatgacttaatgactcaaaacactaaactaagggagaaacagggctaaaatggggcacatattcaataatatcgtcacactttttgctcctatcacgaAGCTTCACAAGTCACGATCCAAGAGGTAAACGCAGCCTCGATGTTCCAACCGGTAAGTGCTATAGGAAGGGACCCTCCATTATTAGCCCTACAGGTCAACGTACtatcactacaccaattttggaatcagacaacacatatcaaacgacagcaaacattttaactgtcgtctaaaataatcagacgacagcaagaaatattatgtcgtctaagttttcgaatccaacaacagttttatgttgtctgaatgagtcaATTCTGACAATTGTTATTAcgtgatgttgtccaaggttcttttatacaatggttgataaaagatgttgtctgattgtttttaatcagacaacagttattatttctctgttgtgcaattaccattaatacaatggttgaaaaagatgttgtctgattgttttgatttacacaacagttttttcagTTGTCTATTGTGCAACTCTCTTTCAGACAATATACTGAAattgctgttgtctgagttttagggttcaatAGATGCTTGGCGCCCTTCTTAATTGACTTggccaaattttcaatttttcacttCCCACCATTTGGCCAAAACCCGAGCTCGCggttctctctctcaaaatcacTCTTCATCTCCCCGATCTCACCAGTCATCTATCTCTCCCACTCTCCCTCtcagctttctctctcttccactcaACAAAACTACCTCTCTCTTCTCACAGCTCCCATCTTTCTCCATCACCTTTACAAAATCAGAGAAAGTGGCCGGGAAGAAGAAAACATGTAGCGCCAAATAGATGATGATTGAGAAATCGAAACCCAAATTTCTCTTACTCCTTCTCTCCGTCCCTTTCTGCAAAACCCTGGCTTTCTCTCTCCGCCACCCCATCAATTTATGTTTCAGATGAGAGGGTCAAATACAGAAGCCCACCGAATTGGGTGAAGATCTGTACTCCCGATGTAAGTAAATCTCCGAACCCTAGATTTCTAATGTGGGTTTTGtaatttgggggtttttaaTTGGGATACCCAGAATTTCATATCGAAGACCAGCTAGAACACGAGCTTGGTTTTGCACTCTTGCCAAGTCAAATTGGAGGAGTTCAGCAACTGCTTCTCCGTGGCAAGTGGTCGAACACCTTATATGCACTTTTTTGGAGCTACTTTGCAGCGATCAGGGGAATAAACCCAGTAGTTCAGCCATTGATAGATTTGAATATGAATGTTCTTGTTTATAATGGTGTGtatttgtttttgaattttgggtGTTTTGGACTGGTTTGCTTGGTTTTGTGTGTTGGTTTTTGATTTAGTGTGGTGTCTTTATGGAAAGGTGAGATCTTTGGGGGGATTGAGTTTGCTAGTGAGGAGAATGATGGTGAAGTTCTAATGGGATTGCTGGGAGGGTGTGAAAGTTGTGTGCCGAATGTGGTTTCTAGGATCAAGGGGCCTTGGGCTATCATCTATTGGCAGGTAACTTTTGAGTGGTAAGTTTCGATAATCAGGCAGAACTTGTTGATGAAAGCATAAAACATGCCAAGGAAGCTATAACTTTGGATGTCAAGGATGGGAATTCATGGTGTAAGATCTCGATCATAACCCTGATCATGAAAAATAGTTTATTCTTGGGCCTTGAGTAAGACTTATATTTGATATTGTTTGTCGAATAGCATTTCACTTTACTTGCTTTGCAATACCATTTATTTTGAATCTCTGCTAGCCTTTTCTGGTTGGATTAGTCTTACTTCAACGGGTAGATGATAAGCCATTTCTCTCTGGCTGCATATTGTATATTGTATATTGTATATTGTATTTAAGGATTTACGCACACATAAGCCCGTGTTTGACTTTATTTGCTATACCTGAGAAATTCATAAATTCTGTTCATCTGAAATGATTCAACCTTTACTGTCAGACAATCTTGGAAATGCATGTCTTATAAGTTTTTTTGTGACCGGAGCCTGGGACCACGCCAAACTTCTGCAGTCTCTAAAGGCATACCAAAATGTTGTAAGTGCACAAACAGTTCCTAAAGATCAGTTTATTGTGGATAAATAATTTATGGTTAttggtctttccttgtatgtCAGGGAAACTATATACTTACTAATAAGTTCTAATTTTTGATAATTTCAGGAAAAAGATGAAAGGATGAAATCTAATCCAGACCTATACTTTAACTGTGCTACTGTAAGTTAGTTTTCTTTTAGACATAAACTACTCATTAGTTGCTCAATCTTTTTAACTAGATTATATTTGATGATTCCTTAAACTTTAGTTTCTGGTATCTGGCTCTTGTTTGACATTCTGCTAATAGAGGTGGACAGAAATAAGGAAACATTAATTATGCACCACTTTCTTTTAAAGTAATTTGTATGGGGTTTACATAAAAAGATGATGGCGATGATGTATACCAGTCACAGAAGTTGTATGACCTGACTTAAGTTGGCTGCCACCTCTTTTGTAGATATGTTTAACCTATTGAGCTGTATCTCATGCTACAGACATGTTAACATTGAGTTTTTTATTTCAGGTAAACAAATATCTAGAAAACTATGAAATGGCCCTTACTGGATTTGATGCTGCTGCTTTAAAGGATCCTGGTCTCAATGCTACCAAAGAGGTTCAAAAGATTGTTAACCTTCTTGACAAGCTAGATAATTTGTTAAGGGTAATGCATTTTTCATTCGTAAATGTGGTATCTTGAGGTCTTGAGTATGTGTTTCCCCCAATTTTAGTAGTACCATGGTTTACCAGTTGCAAGCCACCATTTTGCGGACTGCATTTGATGAGATTGAGAAACTGGAGAATAAAACAAGGACACTAAGAACTTGTATTAATATTGATCACAATCAAGTAAAGAAGCACCAGGTTAAGGGCAATTGACAGTCATATATTTTTTATAATCTCATATGATCCCATTAAATTTCCCTGTTTGTCTTACCCATATATATTCTTGAAATGTGGCTGATTTTATAAGATTTTGTGCTATAGGGACATGCCAGATCTAAACGACTTGCATCTTTAGCATCATCTCTGGCTGTGGTAAATTGTATGCCACCTTACTCTTTCATGTAGTGTAGCTTATGGTGATTTATGAACTTGAGTGAGCATGGCCATTATCCTTTTTATTTGTGGGAAATATACTAATTTTTGTCATTTGCGTTGTTTGTAAGTGAATTCGTCATATAAAAGGGCTACTATAAATCTTTTATCAGAGGGTCTGAACAAAGCAGTAGCATTAGGCCATTAGTTGGGAAAGTGCTATTCTTCATTAAGCATGAAAATGTTACTCCACTGTAAAAAGAAGTCATTCTTCCTTATCAAATTACTTTGCCCTCTTCAGTTGCAATGGTGGAACTTTTTCATGGATCTTTTTATATCCCTCAATTTCAGGTTACATGTATTGCAAGTCTATTCAAGTTGCTCAAAACGTGAAGCTTCCCAGAGATGCCACTGGATGCAATTGCAAAGGAAGTTGTGTAGATTCCAAGACCTGCCAATGTGCCAAACTTAACGGCTCTGACTTCCCATATGTGCACCGTGATGGTGGCAGGTGAGAATTGCATCAAACATGCTATCCTAGAAATGCTACTTAAACATCTAATATTAAGTGGTTTATAGCATTTCATTTTCTAATACTGTACTTGTTTCTGTTTTACCTTCTAGATTAATTGAAGCCAAGGATGTAGTGTTTGAATGTGGGCCAAAATGTGGTTGTGGACCTTCTATGTCAACCGTACTTCTCAGACGGAGCTCAAGTACCGATTTGAGGTTGTGTTTCACTACAGCTATTTTGGATGTCTTGCAAATACTAATGTTAAGAGGTATGACTAGTATAATATATCATGCACTTCAGTTTCTTTTGTAATTAATATACTTCTCATTTTGTGGTGAAATAAACTTATCTCTGAATATTATGCTTAGTATAATGTAATGAAATGTGTATATGTACTTAAAGTTTTGAAAGTAGATAATTAATCATGCGCAAAGAATTTTTAACATTCAAGATATCTTAGGTATTATTGACGCGCGCCTTGATATATAGTAAAGAATCTAG
Above is a genomic segment from Rosa chinensis cultivar Old Blush chromosome 3, RchiOBHm-V2, whole genome shotgun sequence containing:
- the LOC112194590 gene encoding tetratricopeptide repeat protein 5 isoform X2; protein product: MKSNPDLYFNCATVNKYLENYEMALTGFDAAALKDPGLNATKEVQKIVNLLDKLDNLLRGHARSKRLASLASSLAV
- the LOC112194590 gene encoding tetratricopeptide repeat protein 5 isoform X1 — encoded protein: MKSNPDLYFNCATVNKYLENYEMALTGFDAAALKDPGLNATKEVQKIVNLLDKLDNLLRGHARSKRLASLASSLAVVNCMPPYSFM